TCAGTGAGTTTTTTTACTAAAGCTAGGCCCAAACCCGTGCCACCGTATTTCCAAGGGTCATGCTTAGGAATGCGGTAGAACTTGTCAAAAATGCGCTCTTGCTCACTGGCTGGAATTTCTACCCCAGAGTTGCTGACTGCAATTTGGATTCTGGGTAGCAAGGTACTAGGTGAGTGAGGGTCACTAGGTTGGCAGCA
Above is a window of Cyanobacteriota bacterium DNA encoding:
- a CDS encoding ATP-binding protein, yielding CCQPSDPHSPSTLLPRIQIAVSNSGVEIPASEQERIFDKFYRIPKHDPWKYGGTGLGLALVKKLTERLGGQITVRSANGWTTFILELALHPSSPSC